The Tachysurus fulvidraco isolate hzauxx_2018 chromosome 4, HZAU_PFXX_2.0, whole genome shotgun sequence DNA window GAACTAACAGTATTGAAAAAAGTGTGAAGGTGTCAAATGGAAAATTATACAAATTCGCCAGTACTAGAACCTGCATATTCACTCCTATAAGTTGTGTCATAAAATGCAGCTGCAAATATCGGATTCAAATAGCAAGGAGATTTTCCATTATAATCAAACTGCTTTACAAACGTATATTAACAGGCATTCTCAGTCGATGTCTTGAAACTAGCTGTAACTGTTCTGTAAGTAGCTCTACAATAAATCTAAATTCTCCTCATTGACTTGACCAGTTTTTAATTGATTAATATTCCATTGAAATCCATTGAACTGCCTGGGATTTTTAGCCATTATGCAGTTtctgattttaattttatatttatttccacTTATTTTCTCTGTACTTGACTTGGCCTATTCCTGTCCACCACCCTGCTCTCTCCTATCACACAGCAGCTACTGCTTACGTAGAGTGAAGTCCTAACACAATTGGTGGAAATGGCTATCAGCCCTCTTCCGCATACATGAGTACACAGAAGCCCAGGTTTTGCCAGCATCACTGTGATGTGTCAGAGATGAGAATATAAGATCCCACCAACAGAACACAGCCGGATCTGTTCTGTCCCATTGTTGGGATTTGAATAATTTTTGTTGCGCAAATTTTCTAAGAAaattccttcctttttttgtcACTGCCGATATCACGGCACTTCGTGTGCTATCGACAGTGATCTTATTACTCGAACAACACTACTAGACAATACTATGAAATACTGACACACTAAGATAGCAGGAATATAACAAGATGGCAGAAAACATACTAACAAGTTCAAACCCATTCCAATTGCATCAGTAGCTACGAGGATCTTACAGGGGTCGTCTGGGTCGTTGAACTTTTTAGCTTGAGCCAGCTTGGTACCTGTCAGTCAAAATATTTGTGTTGTTAGGCCAATGACTGAATACAacacaagtaaataaaaacacactataAAAGAGAATAGTTAAAAGTCTATTAGCTGGAAAGCAGTACTCTGGGGCGAGTATATAAAGGTGTATGCAGGCTTTAATTCTACTGGATTTTAGAAGGTTTGGGACTCTTACCAGGTGGCAGACTGCCGTAAATGACAGCACATTCCTGGCCTCGGATCTCTATCTGCCTGCTCACTGAGTAGATGTCATTTTTGCTGAAACACACGATGCAGTCGCCGGGTTTCAGGTTGTCTAAATTCTCCACTGCATGGTCCGAGACAGAGAACGGCGTCAGCCGCTTATAGTTACGAACCTTGAAGGTTAAAACaaaggctttttatttttatgtccaaaaaaaaaaacaaaaaaaaaaaaaacatgcatcatCGTTCTCTTCGGCATTATAAACTATCCACTACTGATGTAGTCCCGAAACAAACATGCAGTGATCTGACTTCTGAAAccacattaaaaatgtaattttactcAGATGGAATATGTCTTATGACGTCGAATTTAAGCGGCTACAGACTCACTTCGACCTCCTCGCCAGTGGTGAACATGAGTTCAGTGATGAAGCTGATGGCTGCAGGTTCTCCACACACATGGATCTCCTCAGCACACAGTCCTGGTCACATTAAAAcaagaattgaattgaaatatatatataaaaaaattatatatataaattctgaATTTAAATGGGATACACAGAAAATCAACAAGGAAGCTCTGTAAATGTCCTCTTATAGAGAAACACTTACATACAAGTTTCAACATGGTAAAATACTGATATTTTATTGAGAGCCCAGAAATTTAGAAAGCTCAATCCCCACGGTACACTCCAGCTGGACTGCACTACACTGCACTCACCTAGCAGAGCTCTAGTCCAGGCCCATCCTCTAGAAGGATCTCTGATCATTTGAATCTCATCGATGACGGCTACTTCGTCTAAACAGAGAATCAACAGTCAGTTAAGACTTCATAACACAAAACTCAGCACAAGTATTATTCCGTATTTGAATTTCACCGCTCACATGGAGTTGTAACACTGCACATCTCAATGGTACAGGCCACATGATTAGATTGTTGCCCTGCAGGATCCACAAAGGTTCTCTCTTCTCCTGTCACCAGATCACATGGTACACCCTAGCAAAGTCACATACACAGTGATATagtttaattaaacacagaaCTGGTCATATGGCAGTAATatcaaaatacaatataaatgatTTGCTTAGTTTTTCAGTTACTGTTCATATAAAACCAGGATAACACCATAAACTTACTGCACTGTTGCTTTTTTCAAAGATCTCATGCGCCAGCAGCTTGAGAGGACCGCAGTAAATGCCAGACTTTGCCTCCAGATATCTCTGAATGGCATGGTAGGTCTTACCGCTGTTAGTGGGACCAGCATGGAAAATGATCTTCCGCTGAATAGCCCGGGCCTCAGGATACCTACAAAAGATTCTCATGTCACATCAGCATTATGAACGAACTCAGAAATTCAACTGAGCCACGAATCACCCTAGAATGAAAACGTTGCTGTTTCTAAGGCAACATACACAAAACCAAATTGGGCCAGTATATGTAAATAGATTCTACAAATTCAAAATGACCAGGATTTTAATATGATATTAATGCcccataaaaaaataatatgaaacgaatattatttacaaatacaaacttccCTTACCAGTTCGCTGGGACACGCAAATCACTAATTTTGCGCAGGTCATCTATGCAGTCCAGCATAGGAAAGATCTGTTTGGCATGTCTCATGAAATATGGGAAAATATCATCGATATGTCCTGGGAAAAAGCACAAGATAGCAAGCAGCATGATTTTTCAACTGATTTTTCCCTTGCTTGTTAGTAAGGTCACAGTAACCCTTGTCATGTCTCAGTACTCACCTGCTCCATAGCAGATGTCACTAAGTATAATGTGCAGGTCAGCATTAAGAGCGTTCATCTCCAAAATATACTTCCTGAAACTAATAAAGGCTTGGTGGAAGAGACGAGCTAgaagtggggaaaaaagcatTAGAGGCAGTGAGTACTGAAACAAGTGCATTGGGAGAACTTTAATAAATGGCTTATTGGGATCAATTTTATTCTTTATGATTTGCTGTAagtatttaaagtatttattagCCAGGTTTCTAGCATGTGGACCTCGTTGTTTAGAAGCTACATGTCTCATGtcagctttatagaaatctgGCTTGTTCATAGACAGCTGGAGTCTGGCACCATTTGCTTTTCATGCTTCAATACACAAATGCATTAAATCTGGCCTTTTAGGCAGCGATCTCACCAAAATGTGCTGGGTGACACACATAAGCCAGGGTTATGTAACCTTCAGGTtactgtttaaatttttttttttaaagtttaccTAACCAATATAGCTAGATAGTTTAATGACACTTATGCAACATCCATTATTCTATACTGCATGTACTACACAGGGTCACAACCTGGAACCTAGAGTCTATTTCAGAGAACCCATGGAACAAGGCGGAAGACAGCCTGGATGGCATGGCAACCAATCACAGCACATaatcagactcacacacacacacacacacacacacacacacacacacacacacacacacacacacacatctattgtCACACTAGAGACCATTTTAAAATTTGGCTATGGACTGTGGGATTAAACCGGTTATTAAGATAACCTGGAGGTGCCGCAAGCAAAATGTCAGCACAAGGGCGATGCATTAAACAACCCATTTCACTTTTATACAGCAAAATAAGGAGAAACTCACCATCAAGCCCCTGATCAGAAGCAAGCTTCTGcatctcttttcttttgtaaaatcTGTTCAGCACTTTGAGAAGTTCACCTGTAAGTTACAAAAATGACAAAGCTAGGCACATCTGAAAAGCTTCACCAGAACATTAACTTACACTGAACTAACAAACAATCAGGAACCAAAATGTTCAGCACAGGAATGAGAGACATGGAGGATACAGATGTGCTGTCAGATTTCAAAAACACTGTGTACACTTTActacactgtagctttacagtTCGTGTCTACAGCTCATTTCTGTGGGTTCAAATTATTATGGAATAATATATTGTTTGTATTCTTTGTCACGCAGTCCTGCTGATGACTTTATAGGTTTCCCAATACACCATTGTTTAAAAACCCCAGCAATGCTGATATTCTCATATCAGTACACAAACATCTGGGAATCATAACTTTAATATTATGTTGTtaatataacagtgtaaagCCTAGGGtgctagcctagtggttaaggtgttgggctaccaatctgcaggtcatgagttcaaatcccaggtccaccaaactgccactgttggcccctgagcaaggcccttaaccctcaattgctcagctgtataaagaaTGACATAAtttaagtctctctggataaaggtgcctgctgtaaatgtaaaggagATGAACTGATCAATATTTTAAACCAGaaaacatatataaagataGCATATTTTACGGCTCTGGTATATTTTGATATACCAGCattaaaatatacagtctgcagagagagatgaagtgaaTTGCGCATGCGCAGAAGGGACGACAAAGTTTCTGCTTAGACACCAGGGCCACAAACATGTTCATGCTGCCAGTACAGTAAACACTGCTATAGCACTTCTGTTCCTTTACAAACAGCACCGACACTTatatgacttatttatttacctttgtCAAGCGGTCGTGTTAATTCAGCTCCCACTTCTCCATCTGCCGCGCTGTCGCTTTTCACTGCGAGTGGGACGAACAGAGAGGTGTCCAGGGGCCTCCCTGAGCTGCCTGAACACGCAGGTCTACACACGGATGAAGAGAGAAGCTCAGCTCTCtctgacacacgcacacgtctAACAGAGCTGAATACAGCACCGACTCTGTGTGTGCGgctcagtaaacacacacagcggtAAACAGACATGATTAAAACACCACGACGGGTTTCATGCTCACTGATCGACCGTGTGAACTACGAGCCAAAGGTATAAAGTATTCATTGTGGCACACAACACTAGACTAAGCCATGTTGTGTATCAGAAAATCCTAAGGTCAGGTATCAGCAGCTCCACCACTGAGACCACGTGGAGAAAGACCCCAGAATTTTATGTGTCTAATGCAATGCCTGAGGatattatagaaaacaaatatcGTAGGAGATAAAAACCGTGACTTAGAAGACAAGAACGAATGCGCACTTTTAAAAACGATACGTATTCGTCGTAATGATCGtattttgatttataaacaAATCTGTAACTTCTCAGTTGTTTTAAACAGGCGTCTCTTAGCCACCTTAAATACAACTCGTCATGCTGTGTCCACTGTACCTGtgcgtctgtatgtgtgtatctatggTGGTATATGAGCAAATCCTTCGTGtacgtaaacaaacaaattacagATAACGAAgagaattatttatatttatattcctaGTGGAGACAGGTGTGGGAGTCGTTTTGGTCATATTTTACATCACATTTCTGACATTTAGCATACACCCTTATCCAGTGacttgcattatttatttattttatacaattgagggttaagggccttgctcaggggcccaacagtggcagctttgtggacctgggattcgaactcctgatcttctgatcaatagtccaacactttaaccacttgGCTACAACATCCCCCCCTAGTGGTTCAATAAGGTTTGgatttctgctcaccacagttgtaaataGTGCTTATTTGAGATGAAGTGGATTGGCTCCtgtgtctgtctacctgtcagcttgaaccagtTTAAATATTCTCCTTTGGCTTCTCTCATCACCACCAACAGATCTGTcactcactggatgttttttcctTTCGCACCATTCTGTGCAAACTTTCTGAAACTCTCAAATCATGTCTTGATCACAGtcagagatcacattttccccattctgatatGAACTTTATGCCTTGTGCTCCTGCCATTTGATTGGACAATTCTATAACTGTGCAgatgtacctaataaagtggacagagagcgtatatactgtataaacttaGAAGTATGGTTACGGTCCATGATCGTATgcactgtgtattttttttttttaggtatttcTGTAAGTGTGGAGTCTTAGTTGTCTGTATCTATGTAAATACATATGCATATTTTGGTTctaaaaatgtacagtttacACAATTGTAATATGCAGTACATGTTAGACACATCTGTAAAGAACTCAACTGCATCTTTGTGTATTATAATTATGCTACCCTCAGACACAAAccctttttgtgtgtttatgtatacaCTATGTTTAGTAGAGCTTCTGTAACAAGTTCCTTGTGTGCACTTAGATTCTCATTTTGAATAAGcccaaaaacatacacaacacaaataaaGAACATATTATACTATTTCTTTAACTAAACCCAACCCACAGGATTGAGTGAGAGTATATTTGCATGCCCGAGGTGTAAATGCAGTCAGATTTTGTTTACCAGTATAaacttgcatttttattttaacagataAACATATTGAGGCTGGATATGTACAGTTTTTTCAAGGTCCACTAACAACAAATTTTTCATCTGCTTCACTCTGTTCTTATATTATTTATGATGCATTACTGCAGCAGCCTGTACTGTAGGTGGGAAATGCCATTCCTATATTACTGTATACATGTCAATATTGTTCATATCTTAACCAATGGCTTATATGCTGGTAAATACACATCCAAAGGAATGTAGCTTCTCACCGTCCTAGAGAAAACCGGCACGTTGTATGTTAGCAACAGAATGAAAATTTGATGTTAAACACTTTGTTAAACCAGAACCTTAAACATGTCATGAAAGAAACAGGACTCATTTCATCATAAGTGTATGATCTAGTGTATGTTTAAACAAACGGATGAAATGTCTGCATGTggtattcaaaaaaaaaaaaaaaaaaagggaaaccaCTAATACTCTAAAATGAAAAGCAGTGCAGTCTGCATATGTCTGTTATGAGATTGAGTGATATCaacaagataaataataataaaaaaaaggatatttaAGTGTGGCATTCTGTGTGGCTAACTCTGAACATAACCAGTTAGACCCTTTTCCTTGCTGAACAGGTAAATCCATCTTAGAAGAAAACTAATCATATTGAAAAGTTTCAAATCCAAAGcctcatgcaaaaaaaaaaagaatattttaatgctatacatatatatttttctttttttccccaaaaagtAATTACAGTAGGGAGAATTTATATACTGCAGTAATGGCCTAAAGGAGATTAGATGCTAAATAAGTTAAatagtattttgttttttcttaacaTACTATTGTGATTGCAATAATCGGTATGGCATTGTGGCCTGGGTACACGGAAGCAGAACACGTTTCATTCCTGGACTGTTGAAAAACGACCCCTGCGGTCAACCTTCACCTCTAATAACCCAATATTTGTTTCAACCAGCCAGCATGCAGTGGTATCCTTTCTAAAGTGAAGtcaagtaaaatatatatacttttatatccTGGATGGCATTTGATCTATCTGGAGCTTCAAAAACTAGCAAGTGCTTTAAAAATCTTCTTCTAGTGTAGGGTACAAGCCCCAAAATGTACTACAGGATTTGACATAGTAGCTTCTGTTCCAGTGCTTTCTATAGTGTGGAAGAAGTCCATAAATGCTAACAGACTGGTTGCTGTGGACGGCGGTGTGGACACAGCGAAGGCAGGCACAGACATGGCCGATCACTGCAAGCTGCGAGGAGTGGAGGTGGAGATGTTCGGTGGGATTTGCTCTCCTCTCCTGCGATTGGCCAATGCGGAAACGTGTCCATGGCTGGCTGCTTGCTCACATTTCAGGCTGTTCAGCAGAGAGGCTCGGCCGTGACTCGGGGGACTCGTAACGCTGGTGGAAGTTTTGGCGTTTTCTCATCTTCTCGGGGGCTTTTCGCCACAAAACGATCTCCTGatttagaaaataaacagttatacttttttttttctaaagtagAGAGTTGCATTTATATCCAGGGTTCTCAAGTTAACtggtatattatattattatatacaagaATATTATTACACAAGACCAACAGGCTTAATTCTACTGGATCAAAATGACTTGGATGACTGAAATCCTTTAAAAGCTAAAACTACTGAGATATTTGACCTGCTGTTTGAAGTATCTCCTGTCCTCTTCATCTACCAGCACCAGATTTAGGAAGTACCTCACAGAGAACTTCTTGTTTACGTCTCTCATCGTAGCTGTGAGGTCATAACCAGCCAGGAAGAGGCGTATGGGGATGGACTCGCCTGGCGTACGGACAGATCATCGATGAGACAACATTTCCATCATGGTATGATACAAAGAACACAATGTTCTTTAAGTGAGAGATTTTTACTCAATCCTAGCGTTCAGTTTGTAATTAAATGTCATTCTAACACATAAGGTGCTACTGAGAAAtctcaataaaacaaaataagcaTGTTCTGCTTTTAAGGCTTTTGTTGCAGAAAATGCTTTTTcgttttaaaataaactgaaacaaaTCTTATCACAAAACGGTAATTTCGTTGAAACTTTCAAGTCTAGCGTACCCTTCACAGGCGCTCCATCCATAATCTCGTACTTAGCCACGGTTTCTGTCTCGGTGGTTGTGCTCGGTCCTGACAGAGGAAAGTCACAGGCCTTATTAAGGAATTTCACAATGCTGAACTgtacagagggaaaaaagacGGTAATAATATTCCAATATTGCCATCCTAAAATCAGGTCTCACCAATTCCTGTCATTTCTTTCTTGATTAACTGAAGCTCCATGTGTTGGATTTTGATCCGAACCAGTAGGAAGTAGATTTTGCCCACAATGACATCCTTTAGATGGTATCTATTGGAAAGTAAGAAAATCAATGTTACTCATCGACATTACTGAATCAATGGCCTTTTTAACACCTACATAGAGCTCATTAAAGCAGCCAGTGAACAGCTCTTCAAACCCTTTCAACATATTGAATTATAATTGATGAAGGGCTTTGATTTGCATTAGGTGACCTACTTGGATTTGTTGTACTCAAACTCTATGTGTAGGCAGTCTTCGATGCCCACTTCCATCTTGATGGAATTGTTGACATCTGGGTAGGTGGCAAGCTGATGGACAATGAGGTCATACTCCTTGACCAAATCAGAAAGCCTCCTCACTATGGTTACTTTGAGGAAATacctgtttaaaataaataaataaataaataaataaataaataaataaataaataaatagataagtCAGCATCTCCATTTCTGATCATTCAGCCTTCTTTAGTCCTCTTCTTGACATCAGTAAAAAGAGAATAAGGGTATAAGACCTGATTAGACACAGACTTCTTCCTCTTGTGTGAACAGCTCAGTCAGTGGATATGTTCAAAAGAAGAACAATTACCTCTTGAATCTACACATCATACACTACCCTAGACTTGTACCTTGTACTCATTTGAACTCATCTTACATGCTGCCCTTGTTTGCACTACCACGGGATTCTGCTGTTGTGCTTTGGTACAgtatttgtattgtgttgtatttttaaattaaattatggGAGGGTTCAACCACCTTTTACTAGCCAGTGAAAAAATAACCTTGATGGAACACTAACAGAAATATGACGCTTTTACTTGACCAAAACAGGATCAGAGCTCAAGTACGAGACTAACCTCAGTCGCACGTTAGCTCCAACGTAGGACTCGTACGGCTTCTCCACCTGCATGAACTCAAAGTCATAGCTGCGGTTCTGGGTCAGCTCTCCTGGAAGAGCAAGCTCCTTCACCAGGTTCACAAACTCGTGGGTGTTGCTTTTATCGCTGAACAGttctacacaaaaaaaaaaacaacaaaaaaaaaaaacaggaataaaaatcAATTAAGGTATGACTAAATCGGGTTCAGCAGTGTTCAGCAGTAGTGTTCAATGTTGAGCAGCAGTGTTCAGCAGCAGTGTTCAGCAGCAGTGTTCagcagcagtgttcagtgttgagcAACAGTATTTCGGTAATCGGTGTTCAGCTGCAgggttcagtgttcagctgcagggttcagtgttcagctgcagggttcagtgttcagctgcagggttcagtgttcagctgcagggttcagtgttcagctgcagggttcagtgttcagctgcagggttcagtgttcagctgcagggttcagtgttcagctgcagggttcagtgttcagctgcagggttcagtgttcagctgcagggttcagtgttcagctgcAGGGTTCAGCAGTCACTGAATCTCTTTGGGGACTTGAGCATGATTGAGAAACAAACATTTCTAGAGTAATGTGAACAGAAACCCCTGACAGGCTGCTGTGTGCTAGTTTTACACTAAAAGGCCAGCACTTGTTCCTTtgctctcctccctccctccctccctccctccctcacagaCTCACTCTGCATGTGACAACCACATGCTTTCTTAAGCCTTTTGCAATACAATTTACAACACCAAGGCCATGGAGCTATGGAACAATAAGGGGACATGTTTAACGTTATCCAGCTACATACTTCATGGAGCTGCGTGTTGCCACGACTCACCGATCTGTCCCACGAACTCTATCCGAATTCCCTGATGCTCAAGCCGCTTGCCAGTTTGTTTTACGTTGAGGTTCACCTTGTgaggaaacaaaacaagacttattatattatatattgtgacACAATCTTCATCTTATTCCTTCATTAAATTACTTCTATCGTTTCTTATGAAGACGCTCATTTCATAGAGTCCCATCatctgtaaaatatataaaggcaaaacactgtttattaaaCAGAACAGTTTAATGAATACCACAAAACTGGAATATAAAGCATACGGACAAAATAGACGAAGAAAAGACACAATAAATGTACCACCTAGTGGATTCGTGTGGACAGAACGGCTCCATGCTAACAGCGTACGTACGTGATAAAACATGTGTGATATTTAACTGCACCCTGTAAAAAGATTTGGATTTCTAAGCACCTGGCTGAGTGTATAAGCTAACGTCAACAACTGTAATAACTTGTACAACTATAAGATGCAAGCTTATTTACGTCACATAcatatgatgtaatgatgtgaAATGCTTGCCATAGTTCCTCTTCCTACATTGCAACAATGAccacaatcaaaaacaaactaAGGACATGCgcaatataattaaataatacataacaAAATACAGCAGATAGTAATGTtgcataaaaatacaatataaaagtCTCTTGCTTCGGTACTGTTGGGCCTCGCTGAGTTTTGCTAAGCTTTTCTTCGCTGGCAATTCAAATTTCTTGTGATGTCAGACAGATGCCATGTGACTTCTGAAAGAATCTTGGGTTTTACATTTAAGTCTAATGGTGAAGACTGTATTATAACGAGTGGTCAAAAATTTGAAATGCTTTGCTTAAAACTTAGCGGTCAGTTGCACCAGCTgggtgtttaaaaaacaaataaatttagcTATGCTATGTGAGCATTAGCTATGTTCATCTTTGTGATAAATATTTACATCTGTTGCACCATCTAGGTGCAGCTACACCCAGCACAGGCGACGAGTGTCCGTGTTCCACTGCAGTGATACGTATCACTCCATTCAAACTGCTATGGTTACAAACTTATCTTTGCTGGCACTGAATGACTGCTAAGCCGAATAACTGTGATACAAGGATAATGATCGAACTTTAAAGGTTAAGTTAAAACTAAGAAACAAGATTTCGTCTCGGACGCAGCACTAAACCTACAGGGTGCAGAATTTATTCATTCGTCTTAAGGAACGTTTAAACTGGCGCTAGATGACGGCACGTTTGACTTGAGATAATTTTTCAGAATTTTGAACCTAGTCTCGTGTTAAACTACGTGTTATAGTGACAAGAATTTCAATGCATCCTATATACATTTATCAAATTGAAATTCGCCACATagacaatcatacacagtacaacacGCGTTCGAAAGCTTTTCCGACTCTCTGCGTCGTAAAAACAGAATCAAAATAGACCGAGAAGAGAATTACAGAACTACTTGGGCAGGAAAAGGAAAACatgtatatttaaaacacaAGAATAGAATATATAAATGAAGATTAGTGGTAAAagtttgtgggaaaaaaaatgcagatgtgtGCAATGTTATGCTCATGTAGTGCAATGTACTGGAAGCTGTGCAAAATCCGGTTGAGCTAATGGGATGTTGTGCAAGTCCAGGATGTCTAAGGGCATTTGTTAGAACACTTCATAAACACTTTCATGAATGCTTCAGCCAGGGATATTAGTAAATTATGCTtagagtatgt harbors:
- the vps26a gene encoding vacuolar protein sorting-associated protein 26A isoform X1 encodes the protein MSFLGGLFGPVCEIDVILNDAESRKTAELKTEDGKVEKHYLFYDGESVSGKVNLNVKQTGKRLEHQGIRIEFVGQIELFSDKSNTHEFVNLVKELALPGELTQNRSYDFEFMQVEKPYESYVGANVRLRYFLKVTIVRRLSDLVKEYDLIVHQLATYPDVNNSIKMEVGIEDCLHIEFEYNKSKYHLKDVIVGKIYFLLVRIKIQHMELQLIKKEMTGIGPSTTTETETVAKYEIMDGAPVKGESIPIRLFLAGYDLTATMRDVNKKFSVRYFLNLVLVDEEDRRYFKQQEIVLWRKAPEKMRKRQNFHQRYESPESRPSLSAEQPEM
- the supv3l1 gene encoding ATP-dependent RNA helicase SUPV3L1, mitochondrial gives rise to the protein MSVYRCVCLLSRTHRVGAVFSSVRRVRVSERAELLSSSVCRPACSGSSGRPLDTSLFVPLAVKSDSAADGEVGAELTRPLDKGELLKVLNRFYKRKEMQKLASDQGLDARLFHQAFISFRKYILEMNALNADLHIILSDICYGAGHIDDIFPYFMRHAKQIFPMLDCIDDLRKISDLRVPANWYPEARAIQRKIIFHAGPTNSGKTYHAIQRYLEAKSGIYCGPLKLLAHEIFEKSNSAGVPCDLVTGEERTFVDPAGQQSNHVACTIEMCSVTTPYEVAVIDEIQMIRDPSRGWAWTRALLGLCAEEIHVCGEPAAISFITELMFTTGEEVEVRNYKRLTPFSVSDHAVENLDNLKPGDCIVCFSKNDIYSVSRQIEIRGQECAVIYGSLPPGTKLAQAKKFNDPDDPCKILVATDAIGMGLNLSIRRIIFNSLVKPSVNEKGEKEMDTISTSQALQIAGRAGRFSSMFKEGEVTTMHRDDLPVLKEILSRTVDPVETAGLHPTAEQIEMFAYHLPDATLSNLIDIFVSLSQVDGLYFVCNIDDFKFLADMIQHIPLNLRSRYVFCTAPINRKQPFVCTSFLKFARQFSRDEPLTFAWVCRHINWPLVPPKNIKDLVHLEAVHDVLDLYLWLSYRFMDMFPDASLVREIQQELDSIIQVGVRNITRLIRATEGQGTSAGSAAESKTSPLPGLRLRKARGSKSQVHIKQDGMGTDNSLSTRLVQEGLLTPELLQQLQREWTKDQKTSGPTGTNNKNKKKK
- the vps26a gene encoding vacuolar protein sorting-associated protein 26A isoform X2, whose protein sequence is MQVEKPYESYVGANVRLRYFLKVTIVRRLSDLVKEYDLIVHQLATYPDVNNSIKMEVGIEDCLHIEFEYNKSKYHLKDVIVGKIYFLLVRIKIQHMELQLIKKEMTGIGPSTTTETETVAKYEIMDGAPVKGESIPIRLFLAGYDLTATMRDVNKKFSVRYFLNLVLVDEEDRRYFKQQEIVLWRKAPEKMRKRQNFHQRYESPESRPSLSAEQPEM